The following are encoded together in the Flavobacterium sp. TR2 genome:
- a CDS encoding M48 family metallopeptidase: MKKYVCLGVFGALMMGCATNPITGKQNLNFVSNSELFPSSFQQYSQFLTENKVITGTADAKLVETVGFKIKAAAERYLNYLGQTQYLKDYRWEYKLVDNKEVNAWCLPGGKIVVYSGILPITQNESGLATVMGHEVSHALANHGAQRMSAAQLQQIGGAALGAATSGKSEATQQIFAQAYGIGSEVGVMLPFSRSNESEADKIGLTLMAIAGYNPDDAVAFWSRMAAKSGGASTPEFMSTHPSDASRIANIKALIPEAKAIALKVGTIK, encoded by the coding sequence ATGAAAAAATATGTTTGTTTAGGGGTTTTTGGAGCACTTATGATGGGTTGCGCAACAAATCCGATTACAGGGAAGCAAAACTTGAATTTTGTTTCGAATAGCGAATTATTTCCATCTTCTTTTCAGCAATACAGCCAGTTTTTAACTGAAAATAAAGTTATTACAGGAACAGCAGATGCAAAACTTGTTGAAACTGTAGGATTTAAAATAAAGGCGGCTGCAGAAAGATATTTAAATTATTTAGGTCAGACACAATACTTAAAAGATTATCGATGGGAGTATAAATTGGTTGATAACAAAGAAGTAAATGCATGGTGTCTTCCAGGAGGTAAAATTGTTGTGTATTCTGGAATTTTGCCAATTACACAAAACGAATCTGGTTTGGCGACCGTAATGGGACATGAAGTTTCTCATGCTTTGGCAAATCACGGAGCGCAAAGAATGTCTGCCGCACAATTGCAGCAAATAGGAGGCGCAGCTTTGGGTGCCGCAACTAGCGGAAAATCTGAAGCAACACAGCAGATATTTGCACAAGCCTACGGAATTGGTTCTGAAGTAGGGGTTATGCTTCCATTTAGCAGAAGCAATGAAAGTGAAGCTGATAAAATCGGTTTGACTTTAATGGCAATTGCAGGTTACAATCCAGACGATGCTGTAGCTTTCTGGAGCAGAATGGCTGCAAAATCTGGCGGAGCTTCTACACCTGAATTTATGAGCACTCACCCTTCTGATGCTTCAAGGATTGCAAATATTAAAGCTTTAATTCCCGAAGCAAAAGCAATTGCATTAAAAGTAGGAACTATCAAATAA